From Pseudanabaena sp. PCC 6802, one genomic window encodes:
- a CDS encoding pyruvate dehydrogenase complex E1 component subunit beta yields MAEVTFFNALRAALDEEMAHDPTVYVMGEDVGFYGGSYKVTKDLYKKYGDLRLLDTPICENSFTGMAIGSAMTGLRPVIEGMNMGFLLLAFNQISNNAGMLRYTSGGNFKIPVVVRGPGGVGKNLGAEHSQRLEAYFQAVPGIKIVACSTPYNAKGLLKSAIRDDNPVLFFEHVLLYNLKENLPDKEYWLPLDKAEIVRPGKDVTILTYSRMRYHVLKAVETLTKKGYDPEVIDLISLKPLDMEAIATSLRKTHRVIIVEEDMRCGGIGAEIIASINDNLFDELDAPVKRLASLDVPTPYNTTLENLTIVQPQDIINAVEEMLGVPV; encoded by the coding sequence ATGGCAGAGGTTACCTTTTTTAACGCCCTCAGAGCAGCATTAGATGAGGAGATGGCACACGACCCCACAGTTTATGTAATGGGCGAGGATGTGGGTTTCTATGGTGGCTCGTATAAAGTTACTAAAGATCTCTACAAAAAATATGGTGACCTGCGTTTGCTAGATACGCCGATCTGCGAAAACAGCTTTACAGGCATGGCGATCGGTTCTGCCATGACTGGCTTGCGCCCCGTGATCGAAGGCATGAATATGGGGTTTCTCCTGCTAGCCTTTAACCAAATTTCTAACAACGCCGGAATGTTGCGCTACACGTCCGGCGGCAATTTCAAGATTCCCGTTGTCGTACGCGGGCCTGGTGGTGTTGGCAAAAACCTTGGTGCGGAACACTCCCAGCGCCTGGAGGCATATTTCCAAGCCGTGCCCGGGATCAAAATTGTGGCCTGCTCTACGCCCTACAATGCCAAAGGCTTGCTCAAGTCAGCAATCCGCGATGACAATCCTGTTCTATTTTTCGAGCACGTCCTGCTGTACAACCTCAAAGAAAATTTACCCGATAAGGAATATTGGCTGCCGCTCGATAAAGCTGAAATCGTGCGTCCGGGTAAAGATGTCACGATCCTGACCTATTCGCGCATGCGCTATCACGTTCTCAAGGCGGTGGAAACCCTAACCAAGAAGGGCTACGACCCCGAGGTTATCGATCTAATTTCGCTGAAGCCATTGGATATGGAAGCGATCGCGACATCGTTGCGCAAGACCCATCGCGTCATTATTGTCGAAGAAGACATGCGTTGTGGTGGCATCGGTGCCGAAATCATTGCTTCCATCAACGATAACCTCTTCGACGAGCTTGATGCCCCAGTCAAGCGGCTTGCCTCGTTAGACGTACCGACTCCTTACAATACAACCCTGGAAAACTTGACGATCGTGCAACCTCAAGACATCATCAATGCCGTTGAGGAGATGCTGGGAGTACCTGTTTAA
- a CDS encoding pentapeptide repeat-containing protein, whose protein sequence is MGNSTPPDRQRDNDFLETEDEDLSNIDWSMLTDLSTKITNSNLDAATAKQSQSSASSSPFDLPGWAEEVEDTEASLAEMLGLEGLDDSTLEDVSGDLAAELGLENFDDRFSARERSGDNFDLNLDLDSPINLSSNSSSHESADATIITSNPVSSNPAVSDPEIFSNDEPESAGSIDPVDELLAEAANISDFPLDEDENLNWNITDRDLQAYTNPANIGYNTYTTDESGWGDDSGGDREDYASYEFDPDYGTNANASDEKRATDVPDYYADEVEPASLDRYATPLSSQDQNLDFDLGSSGDPFAESPPMPQDILGMQPAENMAIAPDKPQQASRWEFSSASDVGIDELDIDREFSDLDAMDENFSDSTKIENDSRFGSENDASARYSADWEEELSSSYYSDVTEQELMEALHQNRADRDRGMESADIADDDLFGIPSDYVEQQEALDEEDNTGLANSISLPSPPPLPPLPSLPPLPPLDRTNRTRPSNSATPRQDNPSTKTRQQKDFEQFESFDLPDVEWAETISPRLGENTGLREERPSNPIPPHMVPKNIKSNPVKGSSEYKKQLSDNISNDTSWSEILDRQPDISEEMNNTGYGAANTVKPDRSAFIPNASKQDRQPDRDLPVDSIGQMGAFDDYDDDIDDYEIPKFTQASDLSDADFQRRAKRGINLGELWQYYGGYLKIPAIAIGAIAVVWGIFSIPPIKRFSTEIGLRTGLNRNAAGQDLAGINLKGSNLEKANFDNANLASANLEAANLKGASLIGTKLNGANLQKADLKGARLVNANLVLANLSNAALNQADLSSANLAKTNLTNANMSGALLKDSQIDLNDPKSPTKIDDEDLLMWQIVNEPRGNRNLAGINMTGFNLSSAKLQGANLVGAKLAWADLSLSDLSNAKLDGSELSGANLNGANLRGANIASATWAKDRTPKTDGQTTCPNGTPGPCKF, encoded by the coding sequence ATGGGAAATAGTACACCGCCAGATCGTCAACGCGATAATGACTTTCTCGAAACAGAAGACGAGGATCTAAGCAATATTGATTGGTCAATGCTAACGGATTTGAGTACTAAGATTACTAACTCTAATTTGGATGCAGCGACAGCCAAACAATCACAGTCCAGTGCATCTAGTTCTCCTTTTGATTTACCCGGCTGGGCTGAGGAGGTGGAAGATACTGAGGCATCTTTAGCTGAAATGCTGGGTTTGGAAGGCTTAGATGATAGCACTCTAGAAGATGTCAGTGGCGATCTCGCAGCGGAATTGGGGTTGGAGAACTTCGACGATCGCTTTTCTGCTCGAGAGCGATCGGGCGATAATTTCGATCTCAACCTCGATTTAGATTCCCCTATTAATTTGTCTAGCAATTCGTCAAGTCATGAAAGTGCAGATGCAACGATAATTACTTCTAACCCGGTTAGCTCTAACCCAGCAGTTTCTGACCCGGAAATCTTTAGTAATGACGAGCCTGAGAGCGCTGGCTCGATCGACCCTGTGGATGAACTACTAGCAGAAGCAGCAAATATCTCTGACTTTCCCCTAGACGAAGATGAGAATCTAAACTGGAACATTACCGATCGGGATCTACAAGCTTACACCAATCCAGCCAATATCGGGTACAACACGTATACAACAGATGAATCTGGTTGGGGAGATGACTCAGGGGGCGATCGCGAAGACTACGCTTCCTACGAGTTCGATCCTGATTATGGAACCAATGCCAATGCCTCTGATGAGAAAAGAGCGACAGACGTACCAGATTACTACGCCGATGAAGTCGAGCCAGCATCTCTCGATCGATACGCAACTCCGTTATCAAGTCAAGACCAAAATCTGGATTTCGATCTTGGTAGCTCGGGCGATCCGTTTGCAGAATCACCTCCCATGCCCCAGGATATCCTCGGGATGCAACCAGCAGAAAATATGGCGATCGCGCCTGATAAACCTCAACAAGCTAGTAGATGGGAATTTTCAAGTGCGTCAGATGTAGGGATTGACGAGCTGGATATCGATCGCGAATTTAGCGATCTCGATGCTATGGATGAGAACTTTTCAGATAGTACTAAGATCGAGAACGATAGTAGATTTGGCAGCGAAAATGATGCCTCTGCGCGTTATTCCGCAGACTGGGAAGAAGAATTAAGTAGCAGTTACTATTCTGATGTAACCGAGCAAGAGTTAATGGAGGCTCTCCATCAGAACAGAGCAGATCGAGATCGCGGAATGGAATCTGCCGATATTGCCGACGACGATCTATTTGGCATCCCATCCGATTATGTAGAACAGCAGGAAGCCCTTGACGAAGAAGACAATACAGGTCTAGCTAACTCGATATCGCTGCCATCACCTCCACCATTGCCTCCGTTACCTTCCCTGCCTCCACTACCTCCTCTGGATCGAACTAATCGAACTCGACCAAGCAATAGTGCGACACCTCGTCAAGATAATCCTAGCACCAAAACCAGGCAGCAGAAGGATTTCGAGCAGTTCGAGTCATTCGATCTCCCTGACGTGGAGTGGGCGGAAACAATTAGTCCGAGGTTGGGAGAAAATACGGGATTGCGGGAAGAGCGCCCGTCAAATCCCATACCACCTCATATGGTTCCTAAGAACATCAAGTCCAATCCCGTTAAGGGATCGTCTGAGTATAAAAAGCAGTTGTCAGATAACATCAGCAACGATACGAGCTGGTCGGAAATACTCGATCGCCAGCCAGATATTTCTGAAGAGATGAATAATACTGGTTATGGGGCTGCTAATACCGTTAAACCCGATCGCAGCGCTTTCATACCAAACGCATCTAAACAAGATCGCCAGCCAGATCGCGATTTGCCTGTAGATAGCATAGGACAAATGGGAGCTTTTGATGATTATGACGACGATATAGACGATTATGAGATTCCCAAATTCACTCAAGCTAGCGATCTGTCGGATGCGGATTTTCAGCGTCGCGCTAAAAGAGGCATCAATCTAGGCGAGCTTTGGCAATATTATGGGGGATATCTAAAAATCCCAGCTATTGCCATTGGAGCGATCGCCGTGGTTTGGGGGATTTTCTCTATCCCACCGATCAAACGATTTTCCACAGAAATCGGTTTGAGAACTGGTCTGAATCGGAATGCAGCAGGTCAGGACTTAGCAGGCATTAACCTCAAGGGCAGCAATCTAGAAAAAGCTAACTTCGATAATGCCAATCTCGCCAGTGCCAATTTAGAAGCGGCTAATCTCAAGGGTGCTTCCCTGATTGGGACGAAGCTGAATGGTGCTAATTTGCAGAAAGCCGATCTAAAGGGGGCGAGGCTAGTCAATGCCAATTTAGTGCTGGCAAATCTAAGCAATGCCGCACTTAATCAAGCAGACTTGAGTAGCGCTAATTTAGCAAAAACCAATTTGACTAATGCCAACATGAGTGGAGCTTTATTGAAGGATAGCCAGATCGACCTGAACGATCCGAAGTCTCCGACCAAGATAGACGATGAAGATCTATTGATGTGGCAAATCGTGAACGAACCCAGGGGCAATCGCAATTTAGCAGGTATCAATATGACTGGATTTAACCTGAGTTCTGCCAAGCTGCAGGGAGCAAATCTAGTTGGGGCAAAGCTGGCGTGGGCAGATTTAAGTTTATCGGATCTGAGCAATGCCAAATTGGATGGGTCGGAGCTATCCGGTGCCAATCTCAACGGTGCTAACCTGAGAGGGGCTAATATAGCTAGTGCCACCTGGGCAAAAGATCGAACTCCTAAAACTGACGGTCAAACCACTTGTCCCAACGGCACTCCAGGGCCTTGTAAATTCTAG
- the purH gene encoding bifunctional phosphoribosylaminoimidazolecarboxamide formyltransferase/IMP cyclohydrolase, which produces MTESASPKIALISVSDKTGVIDLARSLVETWQFQLISSGGTAKVLKDAGLPVTRVSDYTGAPEILGGRVKTLHPKIHGGILARRDLAADREDLEANGIAAIALVAVNLYPFEQTIARPDVSVDEAIEQIDIGGPAMMRAAAKNHQYITVLSSPNQYDRYLKELADHHGETSLEFRRSLAFAAFQHTQLYDRAIANYLASQTRGCSQLHLAQSYDLKGIDPKPLRYGENPHQNATWYQVGDRSSGWSAAAQLQGKELSYNNLLDLEAARSIVAEFVDDRPCAVIVKHNNPCGVALGDSLVEAYQKAFAADSTSAFGGIVALNRPLDPDTAQAMTATFLECVVAPSCQPEAAAILQAKSNLRVLVLPDLTTGAPETVKSIAGGLLVQQSDDLPVQPDDWKVVTQLQPTVEQMQEMIFAWKICRHVKSNAIAVTANSTTLGIGAGQMNRVGSAQLAISQAGDRARGGILASDGFFPFDDTVRSAAAAGIRAIVQPGGSIRDRDSISAADELGLVMVLTNKRHFLH; this is translated from the coding sequence ATGACCGAATCGGCATCCCCAAAAATTGCACTGATCAGCGTATCTGATAAAACTGGAGTCATCGATCTTGCCCGATCGCTAGTGGAGACGTGGCAATTTCAACTAATCAGTAGTGGTGGTACGGCAAAGGTACTGAAAGATGCCGGTCTGCCTGTAACCAGGGTGTCCGACTATACTGGCGCTCCCGAAATTTTAGGTGGTAGGGTCAAGACTCTCCACCCCAAAATACATGGGGGTATTTTAGCTCGTCGGGATCTTGCCGCCGATCGCGAAGATCTAGAGGCTAATGGCATAGCAGCGATCGCTCTGGTAGCAGTCAATCTCTATCCGTTCGAGCAAACTATCGCCAGGCCGGACGTATCGGTTGATGAGGCGATCGAGCAAATCGACATCGGCGGCCCTGCTATGATGCGGGCGGCTGCTAAAAATCACCAATACATAACCGTCCTTTCTAGCCCCAATCAGTACGATCGTTACCTCAAAGAACTTGCTGACCATCATGGGGAAACAAGTCTGGAATTCCGGCGATCGCTAGCCTTTGCCGCCTTTCAGCACACGCAGCTCTACGATCGGGCGATCGCTAATTATCTCGCCTCCCAAACGCGCGGTTGCTCCCAGTTACACTTGGCACAGTCCTATGATTTAAAAGGTATCGATCCCAAGCCTTTGCGCTATGGCGAAAACCCCCATCAAAACGCCACCTGGTATCAGGTAGGCGATCGATCCAGCGGCTGGTCGGCAGCGGCACAGCTACAGGGCAAAGAACTTAGCTATAACAATCTTTTAGATCTTGAAGCTGCCCGCAGTATCGTAGCGGAGTTTGTTGACGATCGCCCGTGCGCCGTTATTGTCAAGCACAATAACCCCTGCGGTGTAGCATTAGGGGATAGTTTAGTCGAAGCCTACCAAAAAGCTTTTGCAGCGGACTCAACTTCCGCATTTGGCGGCATTGTGGCGCTCAATCGCCCCCTAGATCCCGATACCGCCCAGGCCATGACTGCAACATTTTTAGAGTGCGTAGTTGCACCCAGTTGCCAACCGGAAGCAGCAGCGATCCTGCAAGCTAAGTCAAATCTCAGGGTGTTAGTCTTGCCCGATTTGACAACTGGCGCGCCAGAAACTGTGAAATCGATCGCGGGTGGTTTGCTAGTGCAGCAAAGCGACGATCTACCCGTCCAGCCCGACGACTGGAAAGTTGTTACCCAACTGCAACCGACAGTGGAGCAGATGCAGGAGATGATATTTGCCTGGAAAATCTGTCGCCATGTTAAATCCAATGCGATCGCGGTGACAGCTAACAGTACTACCCTGGGTATTGGTGCCGGGCAAATGAATCGGGTGGGTTCGGCTCAACTTGCGATCTCCCAAGCAGGCGATCGCGCTCGGGGTGGTATCTTAGCTAGTGATGGCTTTTTCCCGTTTGACGATACGGTCAGGTCGGCGGCGGCAGCGGGGATTAGAGCGATCGTGCAGCCCGGTGGCAGCATCCGCGATCGAGACTCCATTAGTGCCGCTGACGAGCTAGGCCTGGTCATGGTTTTGACCAACAAGCGCCACTTTTTGCATTAG
- a CDS encoding DnaJ C-terminal domain-containing protein, which produces MQNFRNYYDILDVPKTASIDDIKKAYRKLARKYHPDLNPGDKIAEEKFKDIGEAYEVLSDPNKRKQYDQFGQFWRQGGFQGGRTSSQSDSWNPDYDRGYPNDVDFSQFSDFQEFVDQLLGKFRTNEPPRPSGSSTYNNYRSTTQAPPRTSTRRDAEALLNLPLERAFVGGRERIRLEDGRSLEVNMPAGVMTGQRIRLKGQGPSGGDLYLKINLQTHPFFTLDGYDIRCQLPVSPSESVLGAQVEVPTLSGIVKLNIPAGVKSGQQLRLAGKGFPKDNRTFGDQYVEVQIVVPKKPSNRELELYEKLLEIQSFDPRENLAKMK; this is translated from the coding sequence ATGCAAAACTTTCGCAACTATTACGACATTCTTGATGTACCCAAAACTGCTTCTATTGATGATATTAAGAAAGCATATCGTAAGCTAGCTCGGAAGTACCATCCAGACTTAAATCCGGGTGATAAGATCGCTGAGGAAAAGTTCAAAGATATTGGTGAAGCCTACGAGGTACTTTCTGACCCCAACAAACGCAAGCAATACGATCAGTTCGGTCAATTTTGGCGGCAAGGCGGCTTTCAGGGTGGCAGGACTTCATCGCAGAGCGATTCTTGGAATCCAGATTACGATCGAGGCTACCCCAATGATGTTGACTTTAGCCAGTTCAGCGATTTTCAGGAGTTTGTCGATCAGTTATTAGGTAAGTTCCGCACGAACGAGCCGCCACGACCCAGTGGTTCTTCCACTTACAATAATTACAGATCGACGACGCAGGCTCCACCGCGCACCAGTACGCGCCGCGATGCCGAAGCACTACTCAACCTTCCGCTCGAACGGGCATTTGTGGGTGGACGGGAACGGATTCGTCTCGAAGATGGGCGATCGCTGGAAGTCAATATGCCAGCGGGCGTGATGACAGGACAGCGCATCAGGTTAAAGGGTCAAGGTCCTTCAGGAGGGGATCTCTACCTGAAGATCAATCTCCAAACCCATCCATTCTTTACCCTGGATGGCTACGATATCCGTTGCCAACTGCCCGTTTCGCCCAGCGAGTCGGTTTTGGGCGCGCAGGTGGAAGTCCCAACCCTGAGCGGTATAGTTAAACTCAACATCCCAGCAGGGGTAAAGTCCGGACAGCAGTTGCGATTGGCAGGCAAGGGATTCCCTAAGGACAATCGTACCTTTGGCGATCAATACGTTGAAGTTCAAATTGTCGTTCCCAAAAAACCATCCAATCGCGAACTCGAACTATACGAGAAACTACTAGAAATTCAGTCCTTCGACCCCCGCGAAAACCTGGCAAAAATGAAGTAA
- a CDS encoding TRC40/GET3/ArsA family transport-energizing ATPase — protein MRIILMTGKGGVGKTSVAAATGLRCAELGYKTLVLSTDPAHSLADSFDMELAHDPREVRPNLWGAELDALRELEGNWGAVKRYISEVLQARGLEGVQAEELAILPGMDEIFGLVRVKRHYDAKDFEVLIIDSAPTGTALRLLSLPEVAGWYMRKFYKPLQGMAQVLSPVFEPIFKRVTGFSLPNKDVMDAPYEFYEELEALEKVLTDNTTTTVRLVTNPEKMVIKESLRAHSYLSLYNVATDLVIANRIIPDTVQDAFFQAWKESQKEYCQQIHTDFHPLPVKQIPLYSEEMCGLAALERLKETLYGSEDPTQVYYKENTLRVIEENGKYRLDLYLPGVPKEKIELTKTADELNIRIGNHRRNLVLPQALSLLQPSGAKMEDDYLKIRFA, from the coding sequence ATGCGAATTATTTTAATGACAGGTAAGGGTGGCGTAGGCAAAACATCCGTGGCAGCGGCTACTGGGTTGCGCTGTGCCGAGCTTGGCTATAAAACCCTAGTTCTGAGTACGGATCCCGCCCATTCCCTGGCGGATAGCTTTGACATGGAGCTAGCTCACGATCCTAGAGAGGTACGTCCAAATCTGTGGGGTGCGGAATTAGACGCGCTGCGAGAGTTAGAGGGAAACTGGGGGGCAGTTAAGCGTTATATCAGCGAAGTGTTGCAGGCGCGGGGACTGGAGGGCGTGCAAGCAGAGGAGCTGGCAATTTTACCCGGTATGGATGAAATCTTTGGACTGGTGCGGGTGAAACGACACTACGATGCCAAGGACTTTGAGGTATTGATTATCGACTCTGCACCCACTGGCACGGCGTTGCGGCTGCTATCGCTGCCCGAGGTGGCGGGCTGGTACATGCGCAAGTTTTACAAACCGTTACAGGGGATGGCACAGGTACTCAGTCCTGTATTCGAGCCAATTTTTAAGCGGGTTACGGGTTTCTCTTTACCAAACAAGGATGTGATGGATGCACCTTACGAGTTTTATGAGGAACTGGAAGCATTGGAGAAGGTGCTGACCGACAATACCACCACCACGGTGCGTCTGGTGACCAATCCTGAAAAGATGGTGATTAAAGAATCTCTCAGGGCGCATTCTTATCTCAGTCTCTACAATGTGGCTACGGATCTGGTGATTGCCAATCGCATTATCCCCGACACAGTTCAGGATGCTTTTTTCCAGGCGTGGAAGGAATCTCAAAAGGAATATTGCCAGCAAATTCATACTGATTTTCATCCGTTGCCGGTGAAACAAATTCCACTCTATTCTGAGGAGATGTGCGGGCTGGCTGCGCTAGAAAGACTGAAAGAGACTCTCTACGGCTCAGAAGATCCGACCCAGGTTTACTACAAGGAGAACACCCTGCGAGTGATTGAGGAAAACGGAAAATATCGCCTCGATCTCTATCTACCAGGCGTACCCAAAGAAAAGATTGAATTAACTAAAACCGCTGACGAGTTAAATATCCGTATCGGCAATCATCGTCGCAATCTAGTACTGCCCCAAGCTCTATCTTTATTACAGCCTTCAGGAGCCAAGATGGAAGATGATTACCTGAAGATTCGCTTCGCCTAA
- the pheA gene encoding prephenate dehydratase, producing MPSIAYLGPPGTYAEAAALLYLKLCYSNPDDRFDNSQLCPYPTIAQAMRAAATGEVDVAVAPVENSIQGGVTMTLDGIWQWDKLQIQQALELPINHALIALASEVNQVKVVYSHPQALAQCQQWLERFLPQVQIIPTDSTTEGLKFVANDSTVAAIASQRAAELHDLPILASPINDYPDNCTRFWVLGLTPPTTRGTHTSLAFSTKQNIPGALVRPLSVFADRNINMSRIESRPAKKTLGDYIFFIDIEAAVEEERVQSALHELLEFTETLKVFGSYAIAGTDN from the coding sequence ATGCCATCAATTGCTTACCTTGGCCCACCTGGTACCTATGCCGAAGCAGCAGCGCTGCTGTATTTAAAGTTATGCTATAGCAACCCAGACGATCGCTTTGATAATTCCCAGCTCTGTCCCTATCCCACGATCGCGCAAGCTATGAGAGCCGCAGCTACAGGTGAGGTCGATGTTGCTGTTGCCCCAGTGGAGAACTCGATTCAAGGCGGCGTGACGATGACCCTAGATGGTATTTGGCAATGGGATAAACTGCAAATTCAACAGGCGTTAGAACTTCCCATTAACCATGCTCTGATTGCGCTCGCTTCAGAAGTTAACCAGGTTAAGGTTGTCTACTCGCATCCCCAAGCACTTGCCCAGTGTCAGCAATGGCTAGAACGCTTTCTTCCTCAAGTACAGATTATCCCAACCGATTCAACTACGGAGGGTCTAAAGTTTGTCGCTAACGACTCCACCGTAGCTGCGATCGCTTCGCAACGCGCCGCCGAATTGCACGATCTGCCGATATTAGCCTCTCCGATCAACGACTACCCCGACAATTGCACGCGATTTTGGGTTCTAGGACTAACCCCACCGACGACTCGCGGTACGCATACATCGCTTGCTTTCAGTACTAAACAGAATATTCCCGGCGCGCTGGTGCGCCCATTATCCGTATTTGCCGATCGCAACATTAACATGAGCCGTATTGAATCGCGTCCAGCCAAAAAAACCTTGGGCGACTACATCTTCTTTATCGATATTGAAGCAGCAGTAGAAGAAGAACGAGTCCAATCGGCTCTGCACGAACTATTGGAGTTTACCGAAACTTTAAAAGTATTTGGTAGCTATGCGATCGCAGGCACGGACAACTAG
- a CDS encoding GNAT family N-acetyltransferase, with protein sequence MAWRSPVGTTGKLLDMEPVFKLASASNTEILVNLMSELYAHERLPFEEKAARSTLKLIFDNDAYGQIHLIYINNEIAGYLVVTFGFSLEFRGRDAFVDEIYIQEKYRGQGVGKKSLKLAEEICRTQGIQALHLEVERENTYAQALYRRSGFIDHDRYLLTKWL encoded by the coding sequence TTGGCATGGCGATCGCCCGTAGGAACTACTGGTAAACTCTTAGATATGGAACCTGTCTTCAAGCTTGCATCTGCTTCAAATACAGAGATACTTGTCAATTTGATGAGCGAACTCTACGCACACGAACGTTTACCCTTCGAGGAAAAGGCTGCCCGCTCGACACTAAAACTCATCTTTGACAACGATGCGTATGGTCAGATCCACTTGATCTATATTAACAACGAGATCGCTGGCTATCTAGTCGTGACATTTGGTTTCAGCTTAGAGTTTCGCGGGCGCGATGCTTTCGTTGATGAAATCTATATTCAGGAGAAGTATCGCGGACAAGGTGTAGGAAAGAAGAGTTTAAAGTTGGCTGAGGAGATTTGTCGGACCCAAGGCATTCAAGCTTTGCATTTAGAGGTAGAGCGCGAAAATACCTACGCTCAGGCTTTGTATCGGAGATCGGGATTCATCGACCATGACCGATATCTTCTAACAAAATGGTTGTAA
- a CDS encoding NAD(P)H-quinone oxidoreductase subunit N: protein MDFANLSTLLNAGVILPELIVTATLVVVLTIDLIITSAQSAKFLPYVASIGLVGAVAALYWQWTSLDNPASFIGSFYGDKLSIIFRIIIALSALLTILISVSYLHQARVVLAEYINILLAATLGGMFLAGSNEMVMIFVALETLSISSYLLTGYTKRDPRSNEAALKYLLVGASSSAIFLYGMSLLYGLSGGETNLIDIAAKLPHSGISLILAMVFVVAGIAFKLSAVPFHQWTPDVYEGSPTPVVAFLSIGSKVAGFALAIRFMVTVFPNITEQWHYVFVVLTILSMVLGNVVAIAQTSMKRMLAYSSIGQAGFVMLGLLIGTESGYSSMVFYTLVYLFMNMGAFACVILFSLRTGTDQISEYSGLYQKDPLLTLALSISLLSLGGIPPLAGFFGKLYIFWAGWQAKAYGLVILALVMSVVSIYYYIRVIKMMVVKEPTEMSVSVQNYPDLTGGKAWSAIGMRPLQVAIVLTLVFTSLAGIASNPLFTASNQSVQETKFLQSAKSAVLDVTPIANSAPLDLTVR from the coding sequence ATGGATTTTGCAAATCTCAGCACCCTGCTTAATGCTGGTGTCATATTACCTGAGCTGATCGTGACTGCAACGCTTGTTGTGGTGCTAACGATCGATCTGATTATCACTAGTGCCCAATCAGCTAAATTCCTGCCCTACGTGGCAAGCATTGGTTTGGTAGGAGCTGTGGCTGCCCTCTATTGGCAATGGACGAGTTTAGATAATCCTGCTTCATTTATTGGTAGTTTCTACGGCGATAAACTCAGCATTATCTTCCGTATCATCATTGCTCTTTCAGCCCTGTTGACAATTTTGATTTCAGTCAGCTATCTGCACCAAGCAAGAGTCGTGCTAGCTGAGTATATCAACATCCTGTTAGCAGCAACCTTAGGTGGTATGTTCCTGGCTGGTTCTAACGAGATGGTGATGATATTTGTTGCCCTGGAAACCCTGAGTATTTCCTCTTATTTGCTCACGGGCTATACAAAGCGCGACCCTCGTTCTAATGAAGCTGCACTGAAATACCTGTTAGTTGGGGCCTCCAGCTCTGCCATATTCCTGTATGGCATGTCTTTACTGTACGGCCTCTCTGGTGGAGAGACGAACCTGATCGATATTGCAGCTAAGCTGCCACACAGCGGCATCAGTTTAATTTTAGCAATGGTTTTTGTGGTTGCGGGTATTGCCTTTAAGCTTTCGGCAGTTCCTTTTCACCAGTGGACGCCGGATGTGTATGAAGGCTCGCCTACGCCTGTTGTCGCTTTTCTGTCGATTGGCTCTAAGGTGGCGGGATTTGCACTTGCGATCCGGTTTATGGTGACGGTGTTCCCCAACATCACGGAGCAGTGGCATTACGTGTTTGTAGTTTTAACCATTCTCAGTATGGTGCTGGGCAATGTGGTGGCGATCGCCCAAACCAGTATGAAGCGCATGCTTGCCTATTCCTCCATCGGGCAGGCAGGATTCGTGATGCTCGGTCTACTGATTGGCACGGAATCTGGTTACTCCAGCATGGTTTTTTACACGCTGGTTTATCTGTTCATGAATATGGGAGCGTTTGCCTGCGTCATCCTATTCTCTCTGCGCACGGGCACCGACCAGATTAGCGAATACAGCGGCTTATATCAAAAAGATCCGCTCTTGACCCTGGCTTTGAGTATTTCCTTGCTATCTCTGGGTGGCATTCCTCCTCTGGCAGGCTTTTTCGGTAAGCTGTATATTTTCTGGGCAGGCTGGCAAGCCAAAGCATATGGTCTGGTGATTTTGGCACTAGTCATGAGCGTGGTTTCCATTTACTACTACATCCGCGTGATCAAGATGATGGTGGTGAAGGAACCTACCGAGATGTCTGTTTCCGTGCAAAACTACCCCGATCTCACAGGTGGTAAAGCCTGGTCGGCAATCGGCATGAGACCGCTACAAGTAGCGATCGTCTTGACGCTGGTATTTACCAGTCTTGCTGGTATTGCCTCCAATCCGCTATTTACAGCGTCAAACCAGTCAGTCCAAGAAACTAAATTCTTGCAGTCCGCCAAGTCAGCGGTTTTGGATGTTACGCCCATTGCAAACTCAGCACCGCTAGATTTGACGGTTCGTTAA